One genomic window of Cupriavidus malaysiensis includes the following:
- the putA gene encoding trifunctional transcriptional regulator/proline dehydrogenase/L-glutamate gamma-semialdehyde dehydrogenase: protein MATTTLGVKLDDASRERLKRAAQRIDRTPHWLIKQAIFSYLEQIENGLLPHGAADAAESGAADGADAAAAESAPQPFLEFAQSVQPQSVLRAAITSAYRRPEPESVPVLLEQARLPAVQSEAAVAMAAALARRLRERKAGGSPGWSKQGLVQGLVQEFSLSSQEGVALMCLAEALLRIPDKATRDALIRDKVSGANWQSHLGQSRSLFVNAATWGLLLTGKLVTTHTETGLTHALTRLIGKGGEPLIRKGVDMAMRLMGEQFVTGETISEALANARRYEADGFRYSYDMLGEAAMTEADAQHYLAAYEQAIHAIGQASGGRGIYEGPGISIKLSALHPRYSRAQHERVMNELYDRLKSLTQLARHYDIGLNVDAEEADRLELSLDLLERLCFEPELAGWNGIGFVVQAYQKRCPFVIDYLIDLARRSRHRLMIRLVKGAYWDSEIKRAQVDGLEGYPVYTRKVYTDVSYLACARKLLAAPDAIFPQFATHNAHTLAAIYQIAGHNYYPGQYEFQCLHGMGEPLYEQVVGPVAQGKLNRPCRIYAPVGTHETLLAYLVRRLLENGANTSFVNRIGDDSVPIEALVADPVAVVERLHREENVLGRPHPRIPLPRELYGAVRANSAGIDLSNEQRLASLSSALLAASGDRPLAEPMLGAAAEPGAAGEPVPVLNPADRRDVVGHVVEAGEAEVQAALAAAANAAPIWQATPPATRAAALERAADLMEAQMQSLMNVIMREAGKTFSNAIAEVREAVDFLRYYAAQVRADFSNDSHRPLGPVVCISPWNFPLAIFTGQVAAALAAGNPVLAKPAEQTPLIAAQAVRLLREAGVPAGAVQLLPGRGETVGAALVADARVRGVMFTGSTEVARLLQRSLAGRLDAGGRPIPLIAETGGQNAMVVDSSALAEQVVADVMQSAFDSAGQRCSALRVLCLQEDVAERVLKMLKGAMADLVLGNPDRLSTDVGPVIDEEARAGIVAHIEAMRAKGRRVHQAEPNVALTEACRHGTFVPPTLIELDSIGELQREVFGPVLHVVRYAREDFDALIDQINGTGYGLTMGVHTRIDETIAHVVARIHAGNLYVNRNMVGAVVGVQPFGGEGLSGTGPKAGGPLYLPRLLALRPAGAAALAVARADARAGTSGNDAAGDLAPRTAGGRAALALLAELGAWAGEPHPALAEACRSYAAASPAGLEVTLPGPTGERNTYTVLPREGVLCLAQEEGDLLLELAAALAVGAPALWPDDKASRALRERLPQAVQSRVRLVADWTAPDCGYDAVLHHGDSDRLRTVCQQVAARTGPIVGVQGLAHGEPDVALERLVIERSLSVNTAAAGGNASLMTIG from the coding sequence TCGCGCGAGCGCCTCAAGCGCGCCGCCCAGCGCATCGACCGCACGCCGCACTGGCTGATCAAGCAGGCCATCTTCAGCTACCTCGAGCAGATCGAGAACGGCCTGCTGCCGCACGGTGCCGCCGATGCGGCGGAGTCGGGCGCGGCCGACGGCGCGGACGCCGCGGCCGCCGAGAGCGCGCCCCAGCCCTTCCTCGAATTCGCGCAGAGCGTGCAGCCGCAATCGGTGCTGCGCGCAGCCATCACCTCCGCCTATCGCCGGCCCGAGCCAGAGTCGGTGCCGGTGCTGCTGGAACAGGCTCGCCTGCCAGCGGTGCAGTCGGAGGCGGCCGTGGCCATGGCGGCGGCGCTGGCGCGGCGCCTGCGCGAGCGCAAGGCCGGCGGGAGCCCGGGCTGGAGCAAGCAGGGGCTGGTGCAGGGACTGGTGCAGGAGTTCTCGCTGTCCTCGCAGGAAGGGGTGGCGCTGATGTGCCTGGCCGAGGCCCTGCTGCGCATTCCCGACAAGGCGACGCGCGATGCGCTGATCCGCGACAAGGTCAGCGGCGCCAACTGGCAGTCGCACCTGGGCCAGAGCCGCTCCCTGTTCGTCAACGCGGCGACCTGGGGCCTGCTGCTGACCGGCAAGCTGGTCACCACCCACACCGAGACCGGGCTCACCCATGCCCTCACGCGCCTGATCGGCAAGGGCGGCGAGCCGCTGATCCGCAAGGGCGTGGACATGGCCATGCGGCTGATGGGCGAGCAGTTCGTCACCGGCGAGACCATTTCCGAGGCGCTGGCCAACGCGCGCCGCTACGAAGCCGACGGCTTCCGCTACTCCTATGACATGCTGGGCGAGGCGGCCATGACCGAGGCCGACGCGCAGCACTACCTCGCCGCCTACGAACAGGCCATCCATGCCATCGGCCAGGCCTCGGGCGGGCGCGGCATCTATGAGGGGCCGGGCATCTCGATCAAGCTGTCGGCACTGCATCCGCGCTACAGCCGGGCCCAGCACGAGCGCGTGATGAACGAGCTGTACGACCGCCTCAAGTCGCTGACCCAGCTGGCACGCCACTACGATATCGGCCTCAACGTCGACGCCGAGGAGGCCGACCGCCTGGAGCTGTCGCTCGACCTGCTGGAGCGCCTGTGCTTCGAGCCGGAGCTGGCCGGCTGGAACGGGATCGGCTTCGTGGTGCAGGCATACCAGAAGCGCTGTCCCTTCGTCATCGACTACCTGATCGACCTGGCGCGCCGCAGCCGCCACCGCCTGATGATCCGCCTGGTCAAGGGCGCCTACTGGGACAGCGAGATCAAGCGGGCGCAGGTCGACGGCCTGGAGGGTTACCCGGTCTACACGCGCAAGGTCTACACCGATGTGTCCTACCTGGCCTGCGCGCGCAAGCTGCTGGCCGCACCCGACGCCATCTTCCCGCAGTTCGCCACCCACAACGCGCATACGCTGGCGGCCATCTACCAGATCGCCGGACACAACTACTATCCAGGCCAGTACGAATTCCAGTGCCTGCACGGCATGGGCGAGCCGCTCTATGAGCAGGTGGTCGGCCCGGTCGCACAGGGCAAGTTGAACCGCCCCTGCCGCATCTATGCCCCGGTGGGCACGCACGAGACGCTGCTGGCCTACCTGGTGCGGCGCCTGCTGGAGAACGGCGCCAACACCTCCTTCGTCAACCGCATCGGCGACGACTCGGTGCCGATCGAAGCCCTGGTCGCCGATCCGGTGGCCGTGGTCGAGCGCCTGCACCGCGAGGAAAACGTGCTCGGCCGCCCGCATCCGCGCATCCCGCTGCCGCGCGAACTGTACGGCGCGGTGCGCGCCAATTCCGCCGGCATCGACCTGTCGAACGAGCAGCGCCTGGCGTCGCTGTCGTCGGCCCTGCTGGCGGCCTCGGGCGATCGTCCGCTGGCCGAGCCGATGCTGGGCGCGGCGGCGGAGCCGGGTGCAGCGGGCGAACCCGTGCCGGTACTCAATCCGGCGGACCGGCGCGACGTGGTCGGCCACGTGGTCGAGGCTGGCGAGGCCGAGGTGCAGGCCGCGCTCGCGGCCGCCGCCAATGCCGCGCCGATCTGGCAGGCGACCCCGCCGGCGACCCGCGCGGCCGCGCTGGAACGCGCCGCCGACCTGATGGAAGCGCAGATGCAGTCACTGATGAACGTGATCATGCGCGAGGCCGGCAAGACCTTCTCCAATGCCATCGCCGAGGTGCGCGAGGCGGTGGACTTCCTGCGCTACTACGCGGCCCAGGTGCGCGCGGACTTCTCCAACGATTCGCACCGCCCGCTCGGGCCGGTGGTCTGCATCAGCCCGTGGAACTTCCCGCTGGCCATCTTCACCGGCCAGGTGGCGGCCGCGCTGGCAGCCGGCAATCCGGTGCTGGCCAAGCCCGCCGAGCAGACGCCGCTGATCGCGGCCCAGGCGGTGCGCCTGCTGCGCGAGGCCGGCGTGCCGGCCGGCGCGGTGCAGCTGCTGCCGGGCCGCGGCGAGACCGTGGGTGCGGCGCTGGTGGCCGATGCCCGCGTGCGCGGCGTGATGTTCACCGGCTCCACCGAAGTGGCGCGCCTGCTGCAGCGCAGCCTGGCCGGCCGCCTCGATGCCGGCGGACGCCCGATTCCGCTGATCGCGGAGACCGGCGGCCAGAACGCGATGGTGGTCGACTCCTCGGCGCTGGCCGAGCAGGTGGTGGCCGACGTGATGCAGTCCGCTTTCGACTCCGCCGGGCAGCGCTGTTCGGCGTTGCGCGTGCTGTGCCTGCAGGAAGACGTGGCCGAGCGGGTCCTCAAGATGCTGAAGGGGGCCATGGCGGACCTCGTGCTGGGCAATCCCGACCGGCTTTCCACCGACGTCGGGCCGGTCATCGACGAGGAGGCGCGCGCCGGCATCGTTGCCCATATCGAGGCCATGCGCGCCAAGGGCCGCCGCGTGCACCAGGCCGAGCCGAACGTGGCGCTGACCGAGGCGTGCCGGCACGGCACCTTCGTGCCGCCGACGCTGATCGAGCTCGACAGCATCGGCGAACTGCAGCGCGAAGTATTCGGCCCGGTGCTGCACGTGGTGCGCTATGCGCGCGAAGATTTCGATGCGCTGATCGACCAGATCAACGGCACCGGCTACGGCCTGACCATGGGCGTGCATACCCGCATCGACGAGACCATCGCCCACGTCGTGGCGCGCATCCATGCCGGCAACCTCTACGTCAACCGCAATATGGTCGGCGCCGTGGTCGGCGTGCAGCCGTTCGGCGGCGAGGGCCTGTCGGGCACCGGGCCCAAGGCCGGCGGTCCGCTCTACCTGCCCCGGCTGCTGGCGCTGCGCCCGGCCGGCGCCGCGGCACTGGCGGTGGCGCGCGCCGATGCGCGCGCCGGCACCAGCGGCAACGACGCGGCGGGCGATCTCGCGCCGCGCACGGCGGGCGGCCGGGCGGCACTCGCCTTGCTGGCCGAGCTGGGTGCGTGGGCAGGCGAGCCGCATCCGGCGCTGGCCGAGGCCTGCCGCAGCTACGCGGCCGCTTCGCCCGCGGGCCTGGAGGTGACGCTGCCGGGCCCCACCGGCGAGCGCAATACCTATACCGTGCTGCCGCGCGAAGGCGTGCTGTGCCTGGCGCAGGAGGAGGGCGACCTGCTGCTCGAACTGGCGGCGGCACTGGCGGTCGGCGCGCCGGCGTTGT